TGTTTAAAGCCATGCAGaattatgagtgtgtgtgtgtgtgtgtgtgtgtgtgtgtgtgtgtgtgtgtgtcatagaTGGTCCCGGGCTCCGCTCGTCCCGGCAGCAGAGCTGGACCTGTGGCTTCTCCTGGTGTTTTATCAGCTCAGATTAAAGTGGCAGATCGACCCGTGACTCAACAGGGACTCAGTGGAATGAAGACAGGCATGAAGGGTCagacaatttttctttttctaacaaACATTAAAGTAATGCGAGGTATGCACACTGACTGCTTTATTTTCACTCCTTAAGGACCACAGAGACAAATTCTGGATAAATCATATTACCTTGGATTATTACGGTAAAAGTGATgaagatttttcattttatctcaGGTAAAACAGAtaaattaaagaataatttgtttgtttccttcaggagtaaaataaatgagctgACGATGGAGTCCAGCAAACTACAGAAGGACATTGACACCTTCAGTCAGGAAAATTCAGTATATCTATCTTAtgaaaaaaggtaatttaacTTTTAGATCCCCCagaatcaaaaaaacaaaacatttacaatacatgcatcatataaaattttaaatagcaaataaacaatcatttattcaatttaaaataactgtcatctgtttttctgtatttgacAAGCAacgttttatttgtaatgcataTTGTTTAATGTTCACAATATGATCAGTGTTGCCattgaaaatgtttcaaaatcatTATTGAGTTTCCTTTTTTAGGACAGAAAGTTTGAagaacattgtttatttaaatatagaaattgtCTGTAAGATTGCAAATGTTACATAATGTCTTTCACAAAACTGTAATTCCAAACTAtacaatcttttaaaatgaaatgaaatgttaaattctctgtattttaattatatttgatggactttatataatgtaaagaaATGTATCCTCTTAAAAGACCTGACTGTTCCATGGGTTAGTACTGACCTTAGGATGCAgtaatgaatttattaaatgttttaaaactttttctgtGAACAGAGCAGAAATCCTAGCTGGGGAAATAAAAGATCTTCAAGGGCAACTGGCAGATTACAACATGGTACACTAATTTAAAACGATTAGTGGAAGTACTACAAGTCTCTTTATTTTGAATCAATAAAACCTTCTTTATATGCTCTTTTAATTATCAGCTAGTTGACAAGctgaacacaaacactgagATGGATGAAGTCGTGAATGACATCAACATGGTGAGACAACTTCATTTAAATGGCAGCATCTTCCTCTTTGCTCTTCTCATATTCCTGCTgagtttattttatgtttgtctCATTAGCTGAAAGCACAGAATGACAGAGAAGCTCAAAGTATGGACGTGATATtcacagagagaagagagtaagtagttttgttttttcacagtTACATGTTTGTGCACAAGAGGGCAGCAGATGAGTACTCCTGAGTATGACTGCTCTTCAGTTCAATCATGCCAGagcttctttttaaataattctacatGCTGCAGAAAAAACTACATGCAAACAGTTTATATCCTTGCATACATCACTGACAAGCTTTTAAAAAGAGAGATtgagtaataattttttttaaaagcaaaaattacagcatttacacactattttttttaatctgctgagatgcatgcatttgcatttccaGTTCAGAGATCCttgggtttttaatttttaatggcTTTTTCATGTTGCCTTACTGCACTGGAATAAAATGATCCTCATAGTTTAATGCATGagtttgtagctttttttttctcgtttacAGCCAGCTTCTTCTTCTGTCAGAGATCTTGCTCATGACTCGTTAGCATCCGTTTGTTCTTTGTAGTTTCCCGGCTCAATGTAACCGTCCTCTATaaaaccatcatcatcatcatcatcctcaaaGGGCTGCAGACTCAGTCCAGTGTCCAGCTCCTGAGCACTTGTGTCCGTCTGCTCTGTGTCCAGACTGAAGTTGGAAAAGCGTCCGGTATTGAAGACGCTGTGCTCCACGTCCTCGCAGAGCCTCTGATGTCGGTAATTAAACAGAAGCTTGTACCACGAGGGAGATTTAACAGCGCATACAATGAGCATGGAAGTGCTGAGAGTTAGAGCCACGACACCAAGCAGGAACTTCCAGCTGTGGCTTCCTGTCTGTGTCCCACCATCCCTCGCCATCAACCCTAAGGAGAAGCATATTCTGGCATAAGGCTCTGTAGACACTGTTGACATCAgtatttgtgaaaaatgtttttctcatttgctACACAGTTATGTATTCTGTGTGTAATAGGAGGATCCACACCTTCATCTGATGTTGCTATTGGAGCTCAGTACTGATCACAGTGTTTTAGAGACGTTCCGGTGTGTTTACCTTTGCTGGAGCCATTGATGTGACTGCTGTTGGTCGGCTCTATGGTCGTTGCTGGTGTTGATCTGGTTTTCATTGTGGGAGCTGTAGATTTCTCCACAGATGTTGTGGCTTGAATTGAGCAGGAAGGGTTACCATcaagcacagctgttttctggGGAGTGTCACAAGTGACTTCTTTCCCTGCAAGACCAACACGAGATTTTGTAGATGAATaagccaaacaaaacaaacattaaattgGCATATGTGAAAATCAAAAGTCAACTTAAGTGCTTGTTCTCACCTATTGATACACCAGACTCATTCAGCTCTTTGAAGAGGCTTTTGAGCGAACAGGAGCAGTTCCATGGGTTGTCCTTCAGATCCAGAATCTTTAGTTTTGTCAGTCCTTTTAAGATGTCTTTGTCAAGGGTCTGCAGGCTATTTCCCCTCAgtttaagaatgtttagattTGTGAGTTTGTCAAAGGCTCCAGGAAGCAGGATCTGTATGTGGTTGTAAGAAAGATCTAACTCAGTAATCCTGGGATATTTCTGTAAGGTGTTTATATCCGAGGCGGTCATCACAAGTGAGTTATTGCTCAGGATCCATCTGGTGATGTTTGTAGGTATATCTTTAGGAATCTCTGTCAGAGCTGCGTTGCTCATGTCAACctgaacacaaatgaacatTGGTTTGACATCAGAGTTTAATCCCTGATGAGCCGTGAGGACCGGAGACACAAGGTCCACTCTTTTCATATAATTCTCCAGTCTATGATTTGGCTAGATAAGAATAGCACTTTGATACAGAACACGTTGGTATAACCGAGTGTGAAAGACACTCACCTGCTGTGCGATCACTCCTGAGCTCATCAGAACCGCTGCGACCCACACCACATGCATCTGTCTCCTGACCATGATCTCTGTTAGCTGTGATAACAGCACTGCATCAACCAAACAAACAGTGTCCTGTCCATAAGAGGAAGCACAGTTCTTGCTAAATTGTCCTGTCTGTTGTTAGCTGCAGTCATAAAGAGCAGAGAAGGTTCTTGAGGAAGTAAAATCCCTCTTCATAAATGTGACACAAAGCGGATCTTTGTGCAGACGAGTCTCTGCTATCAGCATGCTGCTGTCCCGTGTCTCTCTGCTTgtgtttgttgctgttttatGTTATCTGCCATCAGCCACAAAGATACTCATGGTCTTCTCTGGCTGGCATGAGACACAAAGTCACCCAGTGTTCTTTAGCGGAGCGAGGCCTGTTTTCTTGCTGTGATCATTATTGTTGAGTTTCTTTAAGGACAGATGcttgttttattctcattttataAACGCAGACCAACTGGAAAGGTTCTTTTTACCAGCGCCCGTCATATGCTTTGCTCTTGCTCTCATCTGTGCCATTCTCAAGGTCTCTAACAGAGACGTAGAATAGGttattataatatgtttataatttaaaatatttaatgtctaaaataaaagaaaatttgtGATAGTGATGTTGGGCCAATTCCTTTTACTGGGTTTTTTTCCTCAACTCCTTCAAGAACCTTTTGTCTTTCACCTCTTTACTTCCtttcatgtatttttcataTACCTTGTGTCAGTGTTTTATGTCCCGTTCACCTCATTCAGAACTCGACTGGTGTATTCCTGACACAGCACATCGTCTCCATTTGCTTTATGGTTTGTTCAGTGCAAAAaggatatttgtttttgttttgctaagTTTTTGCCATGATACTTAACCTTACATGACAATAAACTTTAatcatttaagcatttaatgGATCATTTGAACAGACTCTTTGCTTCTTTGAAGTACAAAAAAGCTTGTGATGACCATTATATGGCATTATTCCAAGGTTTCATAATGTAATCAGTTTGTTTCAGTTGACTGCTATTACATTTCTTGTTATAATAGCATTTAGGACTTTTGCCTCGTCATCTGCATGAAACAtcagtttttcacttttgtaaggtttaaaattaaagaagaaaatgttATAGATATGAATGGTAGAGTCACTTACCCTTGAGTGCTGTGTAATAGACTGTTAACTCATGCTTAAAAGAGCTCAGACAGAAACAAACCTTTGCTCTCTGTAATAAAAAGACGGGCTAAACATTGACCATAGTCATTTTTTATTGTGCTGTTCCTGTATCTCAAGCAGTAGAACATGCTGATAACAAatccaaggtcatgggtttgattcccagggaatgcatgaactgataaaaatgtaagcTGCTTTGAATAAACGTGtctgttaaatgtaattcttTAGTCTCTCTTTGAAGGCTGATATATTCTAGAGCTTTTTTATTCATAACCTGATCAGAAATGTTCCCAATGAACTGTAAATTAAGATGTTACAACAGAAAAGTTGTTTATTGTGGTTAGGATAAAAGTTTTTAGAGGTGAGAAGAGATGTGAAGTCTGCTTTATTGTGCTCCTTTAGGCTCAAAAGCATTTCAGTATTATAGATTTAAAAAGAGAGGCGGATGCTGTATCTCCATGCTTCTTTGTCTACATGTACATGATATACATCTAGCCATTGATTACATAAATgacaacagaattattttttatagttagaattaaacagtttatttatttatctttgagCAATGTAACAAGAGACTGAAACATCtgacattacattatttattattttttattgtaaataataataacaacaacccATAAACAAACTACCTGAGATCAGTTGGTTTGTTCATATACAGGCTGAACTGCTCTGAGCTCAGACGAACTAGAAACTACTCTTCTTCAAGATTCCCTGAGGAACATACTTGTACATCCGGAAGATCTGCTGCTGAATGATGTTGAAAGTCTCGGACAGATTCAGTGTTATGAGGATGGATAATTATGGGCTATACTAACAACTTTTCTCTTTTCAGGAAAGAGGATATGATTAGAGCTGTAGAGGATGATATAGTCCAAGAAAAACAGGCTGCCCAAAACATCATTCAGAAGATGTCTGCTGATAAACAGGCCAAATACACTGAGATGAAAGCTACCTATGAAGAACTAATGCAGGTTTGTCTCATTCCTCCAGTAATACCTTCTGAATTCAAGTAACAGCATTAATGTGCCATTGTGTCTTTCCCTTTCTTTAGATAAAGATATGATGTTAGTATGTTGTGTTGTTGCTTGTATTTGaggaaattgtttttattatttatttaatatacttttatttgttatatactaatattttttatttcttgttgtCTGACTGTGACTGGTGTTCAATGAGTTATTAAACATTGTAATACCTGACCAAATGctgattttctttgtttttgataACGTATTTACTTTGATAAATATtgaagttgtttgtttgtttgtgtaaaataaGTTGTTACCTATCCTAGTTACTTTGGAAGAAAATGCATGTCAAATAGAGattaatgctaaaaacaaaaatcaataagGGACTTGGGGACTACATAAAGTCAAATTGTCTTCAGTTAACAGTTTCACTACTTCCTCTAAACATGACATTGAATGCTGTGAATGATTTGTGAGGGTGATTCCAAGTCCTGTTATACACTGACACAACTCATTCGTCGCCTCCTCTCATCTGCATCCAGGAGCTGGACTCCCTTCAAGAGGAACTAGACGCTCTGATGAGTAGGAAGGAGACGTTTGAGGCGGTGAGCgaacacccacacacaaacaacacttGCAGAAACTCTGTCTTTCCTTGCATTCAAATTAGAAATGTGCGCACACACAAAGACCCAAGTGAGCTCTTGATGAATCATGACTTTCTTTGGCTGTAAGGAAACACTACTACTTTGTTAGCGTGTTTGATGTGAATATATTCATGTACTCAACAGGCATGTTTGTTGTACTGTAGGTTACAATACATAGCTACCTTACATAAACTTTGCAAGTTGAAACTTTTGTAACAGCAGGCCAGTgcttcttttaaaagtaaaaaaaaattcgtTCTAAGAGTTCGTTTCTGGAGAGCtttaaaaaagttgaaaaaactGCCTGATTTGTACACATACAGACATTCATTAATTCTTGTGTCTTATGCTTACAGGATCTGGTTCACTCCCAGGCCAAACAGGAAGCAGTCATGCTGCACGAGAAACTATTGGAGCTGGAGAACCGCCGAGAAGCAATGCTAGCAGAAGACCGAGACATGGGCTCTCCACAAGAGGAGCGTGAACGCCTGTTCAAACAGGTCtctatatcatttatttacacttttgcatgcaaatatttgaaGTAATTTCATGATTTTTCTTTGGCTGGGTTTTAGGTGAAAGAAAACAACCAGGAAATAGCCAGCATGGAACGACAGTATGTATTTCTACATATAGAAACATACAACATTAATATGTTTTGTTCATATGTATGTCCACTCAAAGTTGCTTAGAAGATGTATATTATTGCACTGAAAATGCTGTGTGTTGCTTGCAATTTTTGTACCAGTTCgataaataaatccaaaattaACATCCTATTTTATGTAGGCTCTCCGAAGTACGTGAGAAAATTAGCCATCTCACTGAAGAGATGCGACAACTAGATGCTGACATGGAGGAACATCAAGGTGCTGTTTTTTGATTGAGATGATCATAGTCTGTAGCGCTGATTTAGAGAGAATGTAATGGTAAGGGGAAAACTAGCAGATGACGTAAGCCTGATTCATTCCATTGATCTAagcatcacatttttattttaatgagacTGTTTACAGTTGCTacacttatatatatgtgtttctgatatatttttacttattgtATGTtgcttttcaattaaaaatatgaaacaagaGCAAGTGTCTGACATAAAAAGCAGCAGTGGTTCCTGAGGACTGGAGTTAAAAGCACTGGtttctagtgtttttttattaatatctacAGGAGAACGAACACAAAAGTACAAGGAGCTGcagaagagagaagaagaaatcaACTGTGAGTCTTTGTTACTTTCACACAAATActgaatgtaaattattaaaatgtatgaaatcatgtttttaataagtttttagtaattcaaaaatagtgaaatgtacttttgtttttgttttgttttttcttttaaacgcaaaagtaaaactaaaatgttaaagcAAAATAAGAAGCAAAATTGCACTTAAATGGCTtggttttttgtattttgttttaaatgaaattttacttTGTTGAAATGTATGAAATGGACACCTGAGGTATAAATAGATCTCCATGTGTTGATTATTTGATTGATGAGCTGATCATGTGTGTTCTTACAGCATATCTGAACTCATTTGATGACAATAAAGCTCAGGAGCAGCAGCTGATCAGAGAAGCACAGAGCAGTATCGTGGCTTTACTGGAACACTCCAGCAGGGTACAGTCTAGACTGGATCAGAAGCTTTTCAGGAGACTCAGATGTTGTGTTCATTcactgtgtgttttctctccagAA
This genomic interval from Puntigrus tetrazona isolate hp1 chromosome 5, ASM1883169v1, whole genome shotgun sequence contains the following:
- the LOC122344964 gene encoding leucine-rich repeat-containing protein 19-like, with translation MVRRQMHVVWVAAVLMSSGVIAQQVDMSNAALTEIPKDIPTNITRWILSNNSLVMTASDINTLQKYPRITELDLSYNHIQILLPGAFDKLTNLNILKLRGNSLQTLDKDILKGLTKLKILDLKDNPWNCSCSLKSLFKELNESGVSIGKEVTCDTPQKTAVLDGNPSCSIQATTSVEKSTAPTMKTRSTPATTIEPTNSSHINGSSKGLMARDGGTQTGSHSWKFLLGVVALTLSTSMLIVCAVKSPSWYKLLFNYRHQRLCEDVEHSVFNTGRFSNFSLDTEQTDTSAQELDTGLSLQPFEDDDDDDGFIEDGYIEPGNYKEQTDANES
- the ift74 gene encoding intraflagellar transport protein 74 homolog, which produces MASQRPVSRGSFGQGSGRPPTAIRPPQTALRVSTAMVPGSARPGSRAGPVASPGVLSAQIKVADRPVTQQGLSGMKTGMKGPQRQILDKSYYLGLLRSKINELTMESSKLQKDIDTFSQENSVYLSYEKRAEILAGEIKDLQGQLADYNMLVDKLNTNTEMDEVVNDINMLKAQNDREAQSMDVIFTERREKEDMIRAVEDDIVQEKQAAQNIIQKMSADKQAKYTEMKATYEELMQELDSLQEELDALMSRKETFEADLVHSQAKQEAVMLHEKLLELENRREAMLAEDRDMGSPQEERERLFKQVKENNQEIASMERQLSEVREKISHLTEEMRQLDADMEEHQGERTQKYKELQKREEEINSYLNSFDDNKAQEQQLIREAQSSIVALLEHSSRNINRLQQLSAVTAQELRSMQEDLSFKETEMQKSQSTAKGLSSESERLQQDLLKVEQLEGKVSTELQTLRDQLKLMMQEIHTYRDLDALRAAGEDRKKRLQEERVTLTQRKDTFKKMIHKINEEYESLKNQLQENETHVELTNMERKWQHLEQNNFVMKEFIASKGVESDYRPVMKNVNKQLLEYNKILVDTLQRN